In Erigeron canadensis isolate Cc75 chromosome 1, C_canadensis_v1, whole genome shotgun sequence, a single window of DNA contains:
- the LOC122586901 gene encoding probable leucine-rich repeat receptor-like protein kinase At1g35710 yields the protein MEATNFIVNVTILFLFFQTYGASSSNTMIKASSNVTCIQRERQTLLLFRQGFTNQLKWTGLECCEWLGVGCDNRTGHVVSLDLSGYYINSTIPVWLSNLTRLKYLDLSYNSFHGGIPNSIGNLSSLSTIDLSMNQLSGRIPPSLGGLSSLTYLYLRHNQLNGSIPESIGLLTSLQELYLEDNQLSGNIPTSLGQLSNLEVLFLARNQLSGVVSEIHFTKLYNLTQLFLSGNTLITWNVSRHWIPPFQLRIFEASSCCNMGPQFPNWLQTQTHLEELYLSNSSIRDTIPIFNNISSHLQLPNIIKRVVWLSKWTGLECCEWLGVACDNRTGHVVSLDLSGYYINLTIPMWLSNLTRLKYLNLSDNSFHGGIPNSIGNLSSLSSIYLSWNQLSGRIPDSIGTLSSLYSIDFSSNQLSGRIPNSIGTLSSLSYMDLSSNQLSGQIPDSIGTLSSLSYMDLSSNQLSGRIPDSIGTLSSLSSIHLSYNHLSGPIPDSIGTLSSLSSIHLSSLNILKRNIQDICFESICPSDGTEINLWLPKSNSGLEVIALSKNLLTGSIPRNLCELYSIKVLDLSHNSFFGNLPECLGSLIQLQVMDLTSNSIIGDIPNSLGSLSKLELLHLHDNKFEGGLPVSLKKLKNLVTMDLGNNYLTGNIPFWIGKKLSKLKILNLQSNMFMGMFPPELCQIKTLQHVNLADNKITGNIPRCLCNLTGMIKRDAKLEYNSYSYMYQESIEACIKGIQQKYTSTLPYLISLDLSSNKIVGEIPDVLMNLEALTNLNLSRNELSGHIPTIIGNLKSMESLDLSMNNLSGRVPPSLASVNTLGYLNLSFNKLSGPLPIGNHFQTFDNPSIYEGNNRLCGFPLLNCKGNLPYTHVGDDKVVNSSQGFSWFYVGIVPGFVVGFMGLIVSLLYIKVWRVTYFEMIENVCVFLIVSIVVTFARLRRKCFQ from the exons ATGGAAGCCACTAATTTTATTGTCAATGTTACAATATTATTTCTGTTCTTTCAAACATATGGTGCAAGCAGCAGCAACACCATGATTAAAGCTTCCTCAAACGTTACATGTATCCAAAGAGAGCGGCAAACACTGCTTTTATTCAGACAAGGCTTCACGAACCAATTAAAATGGACCGGATTAGAATGTTGTGAGTGGCTGGGAGTTGGGTGTGACAATAGAACTGGCCATGTCGTCTCACTTGATCTCTCTGGCTATTACATCAACTCGACCATTCCTGTGTGGTTATCAAACCTAACTCGCCTCAAGTATCTAGACCTTAGCTATAACAGCTTCCATGGGGGAATACCAAATTCTATTGGAAACTTGAGCTCTCTTTCTACCATCGACCTTTCAATGAATCAATTGTCTGGTCGGATACCTCCCTCACTTGGTGGCCTATCATCTCTAACATACCTCTATCTTCGGCATAATCAATTGAATGGGAGCATACCTGAAAGCATTGGACTACTCACCAGCCTACAAGAACTCTATCTTGAAGATAATCAATTGAGCGGGAACATCCCCACTAGTCTTGGTCAGCTTTCAAACCTGGAAGTCCTTTTTCTTGCTCGTAACCAATTGAGTGGGGTTGTTTCTGAAATTCACTTCACCAAACTCTACAATCTAACCCAATTGTTCTTGTCTGGTAATACATTGATAACGTGGAACGTCAGCCGTCATTGGATTCCTCCCTTCCAATTGAGGATTTTTGAGGCAAGCTCCTGCTGCAACATGGGACCCCAATTCCCAAACTGGcttcaaacacaaacacatcTTGAAGAATTATATCTTTCAAATTCGAGTATTAGGGATACAATACCAATATTCAACAACATCTCCTCTCATCTTCAG TTacctaatataattaaaagagttgTGTGGCTGTCAAAATGGACCGGATTAGAATGTTGTGAGTGGCTGGGAGTTGCGTGTGACAATAGAACTGGTCATGTCGTCTCACTTGATCTCTCTGGCTATTACATCAACTTGACCATTCCTATGTGGTTATCAAACCTAACTCGCCTCAAGTATCTAAACCTTAGCGATAACAGCTTCCATGGGGGAATACCAAATTCTATTGGAAACTTGAGCTCTCTTTCTTCCATCTACCTTTCATGGAATCAATTGTCTGGTCGAATACCAGATTCAATTGGAACCTTGAGCTCTCTATATTCCATCGACTTTTCATCAAACCAATTGTCTGGTCGAATACCAAATTCTATTGGAACCTTGAGCTCTCTTTCTTACATGGACCTTTCATCAAACCAATTGTCTGGTCAAATACCAGATTCTATTGGAACCTTGAGCTCTCTTTCTTACATGGACCTTTCATCAAACCAATTGTCTGGTCGAATACCAGATTCAATTGGAACCTTGAGCTCTCTTTCTTCCATCCACCTTTCATACAATCACTTGTCTGGTCCAATACCAGATTCTATTGGAACCTTGAGCTCTCTTTCTTCCATCCACCTATCATCTCTG AACATATTGAAAAGAAATATACAAGACATATGTTTTGAGTCTATCTGTCCATCAGACGGGACTGAAATTA ACTTGTGGCTTCCAAAATCCAACTCAGGTCTTGAAGTTATTGCTCTTAGCAAAAACCTTCTCACTGGAAGCATCCCAAGAAACTTATGCGAGTTATATAGTATAAAAGTGTTGGATTTGTCGCATAATAGTTTTTTTGGAAATCTTCCCGAGTGCTTAGGGAGCTTAATTCAATTACAAGTGATGGACCTTACAAGTAACAGTATAATAGGTGATATTCCGAATTCATTGGGTTCTCTATCAAAACTTGAGTTATTGCACCTGCATGACAACAAATTTGAGGGTGGTCTCCCAGTGTctttaaaaaagttgaaaaacttgGTGACAATGGATTTGGGGAACAATTATTTGACAGGTAATATCCCTTTTTGGATTGGAAAAAAGCTATCAAAGCTTAAAATCTTGAATCTCCAATCAAATATGTTCATGGGTATGTTTCCACCGGAACTATGTCAAATCAAAACACTTCAACATGTAAACCTGGCAGATAATAAGATAACTGGAAATATCCCTCGTTGCCTTTGTAATTTAACTGGTATGATCAAGCGTGACGCCAAGTTAGAATACAACAGTTATAGCTATATGTATCAAGAAAGTATTGAAGCTTGCATAAAGGGCATTCAACAAAAGTACACCAGCACACTTCCGTATCTTATATCCTTAGACCTTTCAAGCAACAAAATTGTTGGTGAAATTCCTGATGTGTTGATGAACCTTGAAGCATTGACAAATTTGAATCTTTCGAGAAACGAACTAAGTGGACACATTCCTACAATTATCGGAAATCTAAAGTCAATGGAATCTTTAGATTTGTCGATGAACAACCTGTCTGGTCGGGTTCCTCCAAGTTTAGCTAGTGTGAACACTCTAGGCTATCTGAATCTATCATTCAATAAATTATCTGGTCCATTACCAATCGGAAATCATTTTCAGACTTTTGATAATCCATCTATATATGAAGGGAACAATAGACTATGTGGATTCCCACTTCTAAATTGCAAAGGCAATTTACCATACACTCATGTTGGTGATGATAAAGTTGTGAATAGCTCACAAGGTTTCTCGTGGTTTTATGTTGGTATCGTTCCAGGATTTGTTGTGGGTTTCATGGGACTTATTGTTAGCTTGCTATATATTAAAGTTTGGAGGGTAACTTACTTTGAAATGATAGAAAATGTTTGTGTTTTTCTAATTGTTTCAATTGTAGTGACTTTTGCTCGACTAAGGAGGAAGTGTTTCCAGTGA